The proteins below are encoded in one region of Pedococcus aerophilus:
- a CDS encoding AAA family ATPase, translating to MTLLWDADPAATDRYDFAVGEVNRVDTQAAMVRALEDAPHEQLVLIGPDVDMEGACQFSEFARVERPEIGVLLLRRRLDVNVLGQALRSGVREVITADDLTGLADAARRSRELTSRVAGHTADTGGVLKSARVVTIFSAKGGVGKTTFATNLSTYLASTGSKVLLIDLDLAFGDVGISLQMLPQNSIIDLVSMAGHIDEQAIKSVVTKHDSGLDTISAPAEPSDADRIPGSTVGELIRVAKRHYDYVLLDTPPAFTSHVLAAFDDSDLLVLIATLDIPAVKNLRLTLDTLDLLGNPKDTRLIVLNRSDAKVGLRAEDVVAALKQDIAIMVPNSTAVPASVNRGVPIILDEPKHPVSVALRELAERFVRQPEPGAASNADQKSGSTPSGRTSRWSLSRGGNR from the coding sequence ATGACGCTGTTGTGGGATGCGGACCCTGCGGCTACTGATCGCTACGACTTCGCCGTCGGCGAGGTGAACCGAGTCGACACCCAGGCCGCCATGGTGCGCGCCCTCGAGGACGCGCCGCACGAGCAGCTCGTGCTGATCGGCCCGGACGTCGACATGGAAGGCGCCTGCCAGTTCAGCGAGTTCGCCCGGGTCGAGCGACCCGAGATCGGCGTGCTCCTGCTGCGTCGTCGCCTCGACGTCAACGTGCTGGGCCAGGCGCTGCGCTCCGGCGTGCGCGAGGTCATCACGGCCGACGACCTGACCGGCCTGGCCGATGCAGCCCGTCGCAGCCGCGAGCTGACCTCGCGGGTCGCGGGGCACACCGCCGACACCGGTGGTGTGCTCAAGTCGGCCCGTGTCGTCACGATCTTCTCCGCCAAGGGTGGCGTGGGCAAGACGACCTTCGCGACGAACCTGTCGACCTACCTGGCCTCCACGGGCTCCAAGGTGCTGCTCATCGACCTCGACCTCGCCTTCGGTGACGTCGGGATCAGCCTGCAGATGCTGCCCCAGAACTCCATCATCGACCTGGTCAGCATGGCCGGCCACATCGACGAGCAGGCCATCAAGTCCGTCGTGACCAAGCACGACAGCGGCCTGGACACCATCAGCGCACCGGCCGAGCCGAGCGACGCCGACCGCATCCCCGGATCCACCGTCGGTGAGCTGATCCGCGTGGCGAAGCGCCACTACGACTACGTCCTGCTGGACACGCCCCCGGCCTTCACCTCGCACGTCCTCGCGGCCTTCGACGACAGCGACCTGCTCGTGCTGATCGCGACGCTCGACATCCCGGCCGTGAAGAACCTGCGGCTGACCCTCGACACCCTCGACCTGCTGGGCAACCCCAAGGACACCCGGCTGATCGTCCTCAACCGCTCCGACGCCAAGGTCGGCCTGCGCGCCGAGGACGTCGTCGCGGCACTCAAGCAGGACATCGCGATCATGGTGCCCAACAGCACCGCGGTCCCCGCCTCGGTCAACCGTGGCGTGCCGATCATCCTCGACGAGCCCAAGCACCCCGTCAGCGTCGCCCTGCGCGAGCTCGCCGAGCGCTTCGTGCGCCAGCCGGAGCCCGGCGCGGCATCCAACGCCGACCAGAAGTCTGGTTCAACGCCCAGTGGACGCACGAGCCGTTGGTCGCTCTCCCGAGGAGGAAACCGATGA
- a CDS encoding CpaF family protein, protein MSLAERLENVRRSQQAASDAVSGTPAPAANERQRVVDPFSAVKASVHQALLDSLGPQLYDPHLDQSELETKVRHTLQEVIDHEETPLSLADRTRISQEVADEILGHGPLEPLLRDSEISEIMVNGPDSIYVERAGKLYPVEARFSSDAHLRRTIDKIVGRVGRRVDEASPLVDARLPDGSRVNAVIPPIALDGSLLTIRKFATDPFTDKDLIAFGTFTPQVRDFLSACVRGRRNIVISGGTGSGKTTLLNVVSSFIPDDERIVTIEDAAELQLHQDHVLRLESRPANIEGRGSIPIRELVKNSLRMRPDRIVVGECRDGAALDMLQAMNTGHDGSLTTVHANTPRDSLSRLETMVLMAGVDLPVRAIREQVAGAVDMVIQQARLKDGSRRVTAISEVVGMESDVITMQDLFVFDYSAGRDEQGRFKGTLKSTGLRPKFATELHDQGIELAPDIFVRGI, encoded by the coding sequence ATGAGTCTCGCCGAGCGCCTGGAAAACGTCCGTCGTTCCCAGCAGGCCGCCAGCGACGCCGTCAGCGGCACGCCGGCGCCCGCGGCCAACGAGCGCCAGCGGGTCGTCGACCCGTTCTCCGCGGTCAAGGCCAGCGTCCACCAGGCCCTCCTGGACTCCCTGGGCCCGCAGCTCTACGACCCCCACCTCGACCAGTCCGAGCTCGAGACCAAGGTGCGGCACACGCTGCAGGAGGTCATCGACCACGAGGAGACCCCGCTGTCCCTCGCGGACCGCACCCGCATCTCCCAGGAGGTCGCGGACGAGATCCTTGGCCACGGGCCCCTCGAGCCGCTGCTGCGTGACTCGGAGATCTCCGAGATCATGGTCAACGGTCCGGACTCCATCTACGTCGAGCGCGCCGGAAAGCTCTACCCGGTCGAGGCGCGGTTCAGCTCCGACGCCCACCTGCGTCGCACGATCGACAAGATCGTCGGCCGCGTCGGTCGTCGTGTCGACGAGGCCAGCCCGCTCGTGGACGCCCGCCTGCCCGACGGCTCGCGTGTCAACGCCGTCATCCCGCCGATCGCCCTCGACGGCTCGCTGCTCACCATCCGAAAGTTCGCGACCGACCCCTTCACGGACAAGGACCTCATCGCCTTCGGCACGTTCACGCCGCAGGTCCGCGACTTCCTGTCGGCCTGCGTCCGTGGTCGCCGCAACATCGTCATCTCCGGTGGTACCGGCTCCGGAAAGACGACCCTGCTCAACGTCGTCTCCTCGTTCATCCCCGACGACGAGCGCATCGTCACCATCGAGGACGCGGCCGAGCTCCAGCTGCACCAGGACCACGTCCTGCGCCTGGAGTCGCGCCCCGCCAACATCGAGGGTCGTGGCTCCATCCCGATCCGCGAGCTGGTGAAGAACTCGCTGCGTATGCGTCCCGACCGCATCGTCGTCGGTGAGTGCCGTGACGGCGCCGCCCTCGACATGCTCCAGGCCATGAACACCGGTCACGACGGCTCGCTCACCACCGTCCACGCCAACACCCCGCGTGACAGCCTCTCCCGCCTCGAGACCATGGTCCTCATGGCCGGTGTCGACCTCCCGGTCCGCGCCATCCGCGAGCAGGTCGCAGGCGCTGTCGACATGGTGATCCAGCAGGCCCGCCTCAAGGACGGCTCACGCCGCGTGACCGCCATCAGCGAGGTGGTCGGCATGGAGAGCGACGTCATCACCATGCAGGACCTGTTCGTCTTCGACTACAGCGCCGGCCGCGACGAGCAGGGCCGCTTCAAGGGCACCCTCAAGAGCACCGGCCTGCGTCCCAAGTTCGCCACCGAGCTGCACGACCAGGGCATCGAGCTGGCCCCAGACATCTTCGTCCGGGGGATCTGA